From a region of the Corallococcus coralloides DSM 2259 genome:
- a CDS encoding phage tail protein: protein MSQPSQRLIQLLPGLYMARDSTVADQPLLKLLAVLGMELDAFARAVDQLWDDHFVERAEPQALPLLAELMGARLITGDPRVQRGVVARAVAWRRRKGTLASLEEVLSVTSLWDAEVDESFRSLLETQDLNDLLPWRGRSAVMWDPIGLADPLTRRSPGIERPRDGVPERGPFIGIAPGETLDQALRRLGSADAGRVAATPRTLDLLGWARPDVALIRTARLTPVELEEVTPATVHTLPNGYRGFRVDPLDRDGPLVWLKPLERADLTGGLTARHEPAPPSLATGRTAAMLLTPTALAEDADAAERADALTVSVDGIPLVGPEALPLLRGPLPTAPVGPAPTLRFADRGRPAPGDIWRLTLLAAREDSDTVLLSTELVPDALNTVTVTPEANQLLGGTTAALLVERVRGEPRLRDVGGTWRTLTVGLRQGPPRSNAVRVDLAGAPWVARIEQHLADGSLRLARFDASADGAPWQLAELGGALPPDGPGMSLAAAGDSLLLVAPDGTEKLGIWSVTGLDTATPTGTRLDTASPRQPAARLAPSLCVRGGRLFVFGGDLGGAPTGDLWSLQITGGPWRPHAVRNRQERKAATLLSTAQGLMLLGGEAVTGELAVPVMSCDPASASPVWRPLAPLPITSNLPGTLVATTTTEGVEALVWADTTRPRLMTLKTGEGAWGVGPLEALGTNPPVPGEALYVDGRVLLVEPAPLPPSEVVFSLGGRGYLAFLPELALLPDELLRFNVANDGAAFIEPREGQPLPLDSRPGGAYHSRDASVAGGERRYSVPGRLRRHPFQLRQRSLGPWTSLAPNIASGIVAVDPRLGRVVLQDDAPVGRVTVSARVGRGASLGAGLLPPDRLPPDAWAEPDFPFIDPPDRPGDRSGTGLPVTAWISPERAGGVLAAGGQERPIVATIAQGIPSGSQPILGFIGSPRLAPERLSQGLDNGLSLFAADTGAAPCIGADEHGLSLALYPGFGGSAATRVWLAGLWLAGRLDLVLARGQADLRWCNLGAPGQVGLWMPGGGHQDISARRSLPPADVELRLYGCKVGVIELPPWVHLIAAGCTFDAGDRDAVAIRAAGASVRLRHCTVLGATEAGVLEASSCAFAGEVRTDRPDLGWLRYSLHARGGQPPVSHQSRVHTVSFQSNRQTDPGYLVLGDNNGPEALHASERGGVPGAHDERSDHERELSARTDDSMPIGITPFHADRSQDDLIRMSRP from the coding sequence ATGAGCCAGCCCTCCCAGCGACTGATCCAGCTGCTCCCGGGCCTCTACATGGCGCGGGACTCCACGGTCGCGGACCAGCCGCTCCTCAAGCTGCTCGCCGTGCTGGGCATGGAGTTGGATGCGTTCGCGCGCGCGGTGGACCAGCTCTGGGATGATCACTTCGTGGAGCGTGCGGAGCCGCAGGCGCTGCCGTTGCTCGCGGAGTTGATGGGCGCGCGACTGATCACCGGCGACCCTCGCGTGCAGCGCGGAGTGGTGGCTCGCGCGGTGGCTTGGCGCAGGAGGAAGGGCACGCTCGCGTCGCTGGAGGAGGTGCTCTCCGTCACCAGCTTGTGGGACGCGGAGGTGGACGAGTCCTTCCGTTCCCTGCTGGAGACCCAGGACCTCAATGACCTGCTGCCCTGGCGCGGTCGCAGCGCGGTGATGTGGGATCCCATCGGCCTCGCGGATCCGCTCACCCGCCGATCGCCGGGCATCGAGCGTCCCCGCGATGGTGTCCCGGAGCGCGGTCCCTTCATCGGCATCGCCCCAGGGGAGACGCTGGACCAGGCCTTGCGCCGGTTGGGGAGCGCGGATGCGGGCCGGGTCGCCGCGACGCCGCGCACGCTGGACCTGCTGGGCTGGGCGCGTCCGGACGTCGCCCTCATCCGCACCGCGCGCCTGACGCCTGTGGAGTTGGAGGAGGTCACCCCGGCCACCGTGCACACGCTGCCCAACGGCTACCGGGGTTTCCGCGTGGATCCCCTGGACCGCGATGGTCCCCTGGTGTGGCTCAAGCCCCTGGAGCGCGCGGACCTCACCGGAGGCCTCACCGCGCGACATGAGCCCGCGCCTCCGTCGCTCGCCACGGGACGCACGGCGGCGATGCTGCTCACCCCCACCGCGCTGGCCGAGGACGCCGACGCCGCCGAACGCGCGGATGCCCTCACCGTCTCCGTCGATGGCATTCCGCTGGTGGGGCCGGAAGCCCTGCCGCTCCTGCGCGGGCCCCTGCCCACCGCGCCCGTCGGGCCCGCGCCTACGCTGCGGTTCGCGGACCGGGGCAGGCCTGCGCCCGGTGACATCTGGCGGCTGACGCTGCTGGCCGCGCGTGAGGACTCGGACACGGTGCTCCTGTCCACCGAGTTGGTGCCGGACGCACTGAACACCGTCACCGTTACGCCGGAAGCGAACCAGCTCCTGGGCGGCACCACGGCGGCGCTGCTCGTCGAACGCGTGCGCGGTGAGCCGCGCCTGCGCGACGTGGGTGGCACATGGCGCACCCTCACCGTAGGGCTGCGCCAGGGGCCTCCTCGCAGCAACGCCGTCCGCGTGGACCTGGCCGGTGCGCCGTGGGTCGCGCGCATCGAGCAACACCTCGCGGATGGCAGCCTGCGCCTTGCCCGCTTCGACGCGAGCGCCGACGGTGCGCCATGGCAGTTGGCGGAGCTTGGCGGTGCGTTGCCTCCGGACGGTCCAGGCATGTCCCTGGCCGCCGCTGGCGACTCATTGTTGCTGGTGGCACCCGACGGCACCGAGAAGCTGGGCATCTGGTCGGTGACGGGCCTGGACACAGCGACTCCAACGGGGACGCGGTTGGACACCGCGAGCCCACGGCAGCCCGCGGCGCGACTGGCTCCCAGCCTGTGCGTGCGTGGCGGCCGGCTCTTCGTCTTCGGCGGTGACCTGGGCGGTGCGCCCACCGGAGATCTCTGGTCGCTGCAGATCACAGGCGGACCGTGGCGGCCCCATGCGGTGCGCAATCGCCAGGAGCGCAAGGCCGCGACGCTGCTGAGCACGGCGCAGGGACTGATGCTCCTGGGCGGCGAGGCCGTGACGGGAGAACTGGCCGTGCCGGTGATGTCCTGCGACCCGGCCTCCGCGAGCCCGGTCTGGCGCCCCCTGGCTCCACTGCCCATCACCTCGAACCTGCCCGGCACGCTCGTGGCGACCACCACCACCGAAGGCGTGGAGGCGCTCGTCTGGGCGGACACGACGCGTCCTCGATTGATGACGTTGAAGACAGGCGAGGGTGCCTGGGGTGTGGGACCGCTGGAGGCCTTGGGCACGAACCCGCCGGTTCCAGGCGAAGCGCTGTACGTCGACGGTCGCGTGCTCCTCGTGGAGCCGGCGCCACTGCCACCGTCGGAGGTCGTCTTCTCACTGGGCGGGCGCGGCTACCTGGCCTTCCTGCCAGAGCTGGCCCTGCTGCCGGACGAGCTTCTGCGCTTCAACGTCGCCAATGACGGCGCCGCGTTCATCGAGCCTCGCGAGGGCCAGCCGCTCCCGCTCGATTCCCGGCCTGGTGGCGCGTACCACTCGCGGGATGCCTCCGTTGCTGGTGGCGAGCGGCGCTATTCGGTGCCCGGACGGCTGCGGCGCCACCCGTTTCAGTTGCGCCAGCGAAGCCTGGGCCCGTGGACGTCGCTCGCTCCGAACATCGCCAGCGGCATCGTCGCGGTGGATCCGCGCCTGGGCCGTGTCGTGCTCCAGGACGACGCGCCCGTGGGTCGCGTCACCGTCTCCGCGCGGGTAGGGCGGGGTGCCTCATTGGGAGCGGGGCTGCTTCCTCCGGACCGCCTACCGCCTGATGCGTGGGCGGAGCCGGACTTCCCGTTCATCGACCCGCCGGACCGTCCTGGCGACCGCTCCGGTACCGGCCTTCCTGTCACCGCGTGGATCTCCCCGGAGCGAGCGGGCGGAGTGCTGGCGGCAGGCGGCCAGGAGCGCCCCATCGTCGCCACCATCGCGCAAGGGATCCCATCTGGATCGCAGCCGATTCTGGGCTTCATCGGTTCGCCGCGTCTGGCTCCAGAGCGTCTGTCCCAGGGGTTGGACAACGGGCTGTCCCTCTTCGCCGCGGACACGGGTGCGGCGCCCTGCATCGGCGCGGATGAACACGGCCTCTCGCTGGCGCTCTACCCGGGCTTCGGCGGCAGCGCGGCCACGCGCGTGTGGCTCGCGGGCCTGTGGCTCGCGGGACGGCTGGACCTGGTGCTCGCTCGGGGGCAGGCGGACCTGCGCTGGTGCAACCTGGGCGCGCCCGGACAGGTGGGCCTGTGGATGCCGGGCGGTGGGCACCAGGACATCAGCGCGCGGCGCTCCCTGCCTCCCGCCGACGTAGAGCTGCGCCTCTACGGCTGCAAGGTGGGCGTCATCGAACTGCCGCCCTGGGTGCACCTCATCGCCGCGGGCTGCACCTTCGACGCCGGAGACCGTGACGCCGTCGCCATCCGCGCGGCCGGTGCGAGCGTTCGGCTGCGGCACTGCACGGTGCTGGGCGCCACGGAGGCAGGCGTGCTGGAGGCCTCCTCCTGCGCCTTCGCGGGCGAGGTGCGCACGGACCGGCCGGACCTGGGCTGGCTGCGCTACAGCCTCCACGCGCGCGGCGGACAGCCTCCGGTGTCGCACCAGTCACGGGTGCACACCGTGTCCTTCCAGTCGAACCGCCAGACGGACCCGGGCTACCTCGTCCTGGGCGACAACAACGGCCCCGAAGCGCTCCACGCCTCCGAGCGCGGCGGAGTCCCCGGTGCCCACGACGAGCGCTCCGACCACGAGCGCGAACTCTCCGCGCGCACCGACGACAGCATGCCCATTGGCATCACGCCCTTCCACGCCGACCGCAGCCAGGACGACCTCATTCGGATGAGCCGACCATGA